Proteins co-encoded in one Bradyrhizobium sp. 170 genomic window:
- a CDS encoding DUF1036 domain-containing protein — protein MAGLDERRASQRSRSALARFLMSLPAAAISLFASSLPAFADLKLCNRMSYVVEAAIGIDDKAATATRGWFRIDPAACRVVLQGALTADRVLLNARALGVYGASPIPQNGSDTLCIAPENFVIAAARQCRGNQTPAPFTQITPTRTDDGNLVAYLAEDSEYDDEQARLAGIQRLLVIAGYDAAPIDGVDGPKTQGALSAFLKSRGLAADVVQSQNFFTTMVEAVQKPSSSGLTWCNDTPHKIMAAVATDDGKAVTSRGWYRIDPGKCLHPDVTGQPKQVYSFAEAVDGENRAVKYRDKPLNWGGPKELCTRESKFEISEQGDCGTRGLARIGFAPVDMSSGGKTIRFAMP, from the coding sequence ATGGCTGGGCTTGACGAGCGGAGAGCATCACAGAGGTCGCGCTCGGCATTGGCCCGTTTCCTGATGTCGCTGCCGGCCGCGGCGATTTCGCTGTTCGCCTCCTCCCTGCCCGCGTTCGCCGATCTAAAACTCTGCAACCGCATGAGCTATGTGGTCGAGGCCGCGATCGGCATCGACGACAAGGCGGCGACGGCGACGCGGGGCTGGTTCCGGATCGATCCCGCCGCCTGCCGCGTGGTGCTGCAGGGCGCGCTGACCGCCGACCGCGTCTTGCTGAATGCGCGCGCGCTCGGCGTCTACGGCGCTTCGCCGATCCCGCAGAACGGCAGCGACACGCTGTGCATCGCGCCGGAAAATTTCGTCATCGCCGCCGCCCGCCAGTGCCGCGGCAACCAGACGCCTGCGCCCTTCACCCAGATCACGCCGACGCGGACCGATGACGGCAACCTGGTCGCCTATCTGGCCGAGGACTCCGAATATGACGACGAGCAGGCGCGGCTCGCCGGCATCCAGCGGCTGCTGGTCATCGCCGGCTATGACGCCGCGCCGATCGACGGCGTCGACGGGCCGAAGACGCAAGGCGCATTGAGCGCGTTCCTGAAGAGCCGCGGGCTCGCCGCTGATGTCGTGCAGTCGCAGAATTTCTTCACCACCATGGTCGAAGCCGTGCAAAAGCCCTCCTCTTCGGGGCTGACCTGGTGCAACGACACGCCGCACAAGATCATGGCGGCGGTCGCCACCGACGACGGCAAGGCGGTGACCAGCCGCGGCTGGTACCGCATCGATCCCGGCAAGTGCCTGCATCCGGACGTGACCGGCCAGCCGAAGCAGGTCTACAGTTTCGCCGAAGCCGTCGACGGCGAAAACCGCGCCGTCAAATACCGGGACAAGCCGTTGAACTGGGGCGGCCCGAAGGAGCTCTGCACGCGCGAGAGCAAGTTCGAGATATCGGAACAGGGCGATTGCGGCACCCGCGGGCTTGCGCGGATCGGCTTTGCGCCGGTGGATATGTCGAGCGGCGGCAAGACAATTCGGTTTGCGATGCCGTGA
- a CDS encoding pyrimidine 5'-nucleotidase, protein MKTNSPRPFAHIDTWVFDLDNTLYPHHVNLWQQVDARIGEFISAYLKISAEEARVIQKDYYRRYGTSMRGMMTEHGVHADDYLAYVHKIDHSPLEPNPAMGAAIAKLPGRKLILTNGSTDHAGAVLARLGITEQFEAVFDIIAAELEPKPAPQTYDKFLRVHGVDPLRSAMFEDLARNLVVPHQLGMTTVLVVPDGAKEVVREDWELEGRDAAYVDHVTDDLTGFLEKLST, encoded by the coding sequence ATGAAAACCAATTCCCCCCGCCCCTTCGCCCACATCGACACCTGGGTGTTCGATCTCGACAACACGCTGTACCCGCACCACGTCAATCTGTGGCAACAGGTCGACGCGCGGATCGGCGAGTTCATCAGCGCTTATCTGAAAATCTCCGCGGAAGAAGCGCGCGTGATCCAGAAGGACTATTACCGCCGCTACGGCACCAGCATGCGCGGCATGATGACCGAACACGGCGTTCACGCCGACGATTATCTGGCCTATGTGCACAAGATCGATCACTCGCCGCTGGAGCCGAACCCCGCGATGGGGGCTGCGATCGCAAAACTTCCCGGCCGCAAGCTGATCCTGACCAACGGCTCGACCGACCATGCCGGCGCGGTACTGGCGCGGCTCGGCATAACAGAGCAATTCGAGGCGGTTTTCGACATCATCGCCGCCGAACTGGAACCGAAGCCGGCACCGCAGACCTACGACAAATTCCTGCGCGTCCACGGCGTGGATCCGCTGAGGTCGGCGATGTTCGAGGATCTCGCCCGCAACCTCGTGGTGCCGCACCAGCTCGGCATGACCACGGTGCTGGTGGTGCCGGACGGCGCCAAGGAAGTGGTGCGCGAGGACTGGGAGCTGGAAGGCCGGGATGCGGCTTACGTGGATCACGTGACGGATGATCTGACGGGGTTTTTGGAGAAGTTGAGTACCTGA
- the dapD gene encoding 2,3,4,5-tetrahydropyridine-2,6-dicarboxylate N-succinyltransferase, with translation MSLSALESTVNAAFDARDGISTSTKGEVREAVDGALELLDKGEARVAERGADGKWKVNQWLKKAVLLSFRLNDMSAIPGGPGKASWWDKVPSKFEGWGENRFRDAGFRAVPGAIVRRSAFIARNVVLMPSFVNLGAYVDEATMIDTWSTVGSCAQIGKRVHISGGVGIGGVLEPLQAEPVIVEDDCFIGARSEVAEGVIVRKGAVLAMGVFLGASTKIVDRETGEIFIGEVPEYSVVVPGALPGKPLKNGQPGPSTACAVIVKRVDERTRSKTSINELLRD, from the coding sequence ATGTCCCTGTCCGCACTCGAATCCACCGTCAACGCCGCCTTCGATGCCCGCGACGGCATTTCGACGTCGACCAAGGGCGAGGTTCGCGAGGCCGTCGATGGCGCGCTCGAACTGCTCGACAAGGGCGAGGCGCGCGTCGCCGAGCGCGGGGCTGACGGCAAGTGGAAAGTCAATCAGTGGCTGAAGAAGGCGGTGCTGCTGTCGTTCCGCCTCAACGACATGAGCGCTATTCCCGGCGGCCCGGGCAAGGCGTCGTGGTGGGACAAGGTGCCCTCGAAGTTCGAGGGCTGGGGCGAGAACCGTTTTCGCGACGCAGGTTTTCGCGCCGTCCCCGGCGCGATCGTGCGCCGCTCGGCCTTCATCGCCCGCAACGTCGTGCTGATGCCGTCCTTCGTCAATCTCGGCGCCTATGTCGATGAAGCGACCATGATCGACACCTGGTCCACCGTCGGCTCCTGCGCGCAGATCGGCAAGCGCGTGCATATTTCCGGCGGCGTCGGCATCGGCGGCGTGCTGGAGCCACTGCAGGCCGAGCCCGTGATCGTCGAGGATGACTGCTTCATCGGCGCGCGCTCGGAAGTCGCCGAAGGCGTGATCGTACGCAAGGGCGCGGTGCTGGCGATGGGCGTGTTCCTCGGCGCCTCCACCAAGATCGTCGACCGCGAGACCGGCGAGATATTCATCGGCGAAGTTCCGGAATATTCGGTGGTCGTTCCCGGCGCGCTGCCCGGCAAGCCGCTGAAGAACGGCCAGCCCGGCCCGTCCACCGCCTGCGCCGTGATCGTCAAGCGCGTCGACGAACGCACCCGCTCCAAGACCAGCATCAACGAGCTGCTGCGGGATTAG
- a CDS encoding DUF805 domain-containing protein, giving the protein MDWTWYLFRFDGRISRARFWLAMPVLFGLMATVALVVVAIHGLFGSAAPIHIGASDLFKLVDPDAYRSLTWADLPRLLIKLVGTSLLMWVCFATSIKRLHDRDKSGWWMVPFFAMPGLHNQFADRLPDSYADLPLAIAASALCLWGFVEMYCLKGSRKTNRFGADPLAPPPRDTRPPWDQQSEIEMVPHKAGPPPVWRVKPGYE; this is encoded by the coding sequence ATGGACTGGACCTGGTACCTGTTCCGCTTTGACGGCCGCATCAGCCGCGCCAGATTTTGGCTCGCTATGCCCGTGCTGTTTGGCTTGATGGCGACCGTGGCGCTGGTGGTCGTTGCGATCCACGGCCTGTTCGGCAGCGCCGCACCCATCCATATCGGCGCCAGCGACCTCTTCAAGCTGGTGGATCCCGACGCGTATCGGTCCCTGACATGGGCCGACCTCCCCCGGCTCCTGATCAAGCTGGTCGGCACCTCGCTGCTGATGTGGGTCTGTTTCGCGACCTCCATCAAGCGGCTGCATGACCGCGACAAGAGCGGCTGGTGGATGGTGCCGTTCTTCGCAATGCCCGGCCTCCACAATCAATTTGCGGACCGGCTTCCCGATTCCTATGCCGACCTGCCGCTCGCCATTGCCGCGTCCGCTCTGTGCCTGTGGGGCTTCGTCGAAATGTACTGCCTGAAGGGCTCGCGCAAGACCAACCGGTTCGGCGCCGACCCGCTGGCGCCGCCGCCGCGCGATACGCGGCCGCCCTGGGACCAGCAGAGCGAGATCGAAATGGTCCCGCACAAGGCTGGCCCGCCGCCGGTTTGGCGTGTTAAGCCGGGCTATGAATGA
- the dapE gene encoding succinyl-diaminopimelate desuccinylase yields the protein MNDAVSITRDLVRCPSVTPADAGALGVLERLLKDAGFEVHRVTFGEPGTSDIDNLYARIGTEAPHITFAGHTDVVPPGDEAAWTLGAFSGEVKDGFLYGRGAVDMKGGIACSVAAVLDYLKDNGGKPKGSISFLITGDEEDISVNGTIKLLKWCAERDEKFDHCVLGEPSNVEVLGDCIKIGRRGSQSGTLYVDGAQGHVAYPHRAANPVPDISRLIVALSDEPLDHGSAQFQASNLEFTSVDVGNTASNVIPGQARAKFNIRFNDNHTQETLRALVEERLAKACGNRIRARIVWEYSNSNVFVTKPGAFTDLAVSAIEEVTERKPELSTSGGTSDARFISSYCPVIEFGLVGQTMHQIDERTPVSDLEKLTKIYRGVLDRYFG from the coding sequence ATGAATGACGCCGTTTCCATTACCCGCGACCTCGTCCGCTGCCCGTCTGTCACCCCTGCCGACGCCGGTGCGCTCGGCGTCCTCGAACGCCTGTTGAAAGACGCCGGCTTCGAGGTGCATCGCGTCACCTTCGGCGAGCCCGGCACATCAGATATCGACAACCTCTACGCTCGTATCGGGACTGAAGCGCCACACATCACCTTTGCCGGACATACCGACGTGGTGCCGCCCGGTGACGAAGCCGCATGGACGCTCGGCGCGTTTTCGGGCGAGGTGAAGGACGGTTTTCTCTATGGCCGCGGCGCGGTCGACATGAAGGGCGGCATCGCCTGCAGCGTCGCTGCGGTGCTCGACTATCTGAAAGACAATGGCGGCAAGCCCAAAGGCTCGATCTCGTTTTTGATCACCGGCGACGAAGAGGACATTTCGGTCAACGGCACCATCAAGCTCCTGAAATGGTGCGCGGAGCGTGACGAAAAATTCGACCATTGCGTGCTCGGCGAGCCGTCGAATGTCGAAGTGCTCGGCGACTGCATCAAGATCGGCCGCCGCGGCTCGCAATCCGGCACGCTCTATGTCGACGGTGCGCAGGGCCATGTCGCCTATCCGCATCGCGCTGCCAATCCGGTGCCGGATATTTCGCGGCTGATCGTGGCGCTCTCCGACGAGCCGCTCGACCACGGCAGCGCGCAGTTTCAGGCTTCCAATCTCGAATTCACCTCCGTCGACGTCGGCAACACCGCAAGCAATGTGATCCCCGGACAGGCGCGCGCAAAGTTCAACATCCGCTTCAACGACAACCACACCCAGGAGACGCTGCGCGCGCTGGTCGAGGAACGGCTGGCGAAAGCCTGTGGCAACCGCATCCGCGCCCGCATCGTGTGGGAATATTCCAACTCCAACGTGTTCGTGACAAAGCCCGGTGCGTTCACCGACCTCGCCGTCAGCGCGATCGAGGAGGTGACGGAACGCAAACCGGAACTCTCGACGAGCGGCGGAACCTCGGACGCACGGTTCATCTCGAGCTATTGCCCGGTGATCGAATTCGGTCTGGTCGGCCAGACCATGCACCAGATCGACGAGCGCACGCCGGTGTCGGATCTGGAGAAGCTGACGAAGATTTATCGAGGTGTGTTGGACCGATATTTCGGGTAG
- the truA gene encoding tRNA pseudouridine(38-40) synthase TruA has translation MPRYKLIIEYDGTPFSGWQIQDNAPTVQGALETAVMAICGEQVRVHGSGRTDAGVHALAQVAHCDIQKPFPPGRLRDGLNAHLRPHPIGVLSAEIVADDFEARFSAKRRHYRYRITNHRANLALDIKRSWRIPRHLDTDAMQIAAQRLLGKHDFTTFRDTECQAKSPEKTLDQLDVVRQGDEVLILTSARSFLHSQVRSMVGSLVWVGEGRWSADDLAAALAARNRAACGPVAPPDGLYLVRVEY, from the coding sequence ATGCCCCGCTACAAGCTCATCATCGAATATGACGGCACGCCGTTTTCCGGCTGGCAGATCCAGGACAACGCACCGACCGTGCAGGGCGCGCTGGAAACTGCGGTGATGGCGATTTGCGGCGAGCAGGTTCGCGTCCACGGCTCGGGCCGCACCGATGCCGGCGTGCATGCGCTGGCGCAGGTGGCGCATTGCGATATCCAAAAGCCGTTTCCGCCCGGCCGGCTGCGCGACGGATTGAACGCGCATTTGCGGCCGCATCCGATCGGCGTTCTCTCGGCGGAAATCGTCGCCGATGATTTCGAAGCGCGCTTTTCCGCCAAGAGACGCCACTACCGCTACCGCATCACCAACCACCGCGCCAATCTTGCGCTCGACATCAAGCGAAGCTGGCGGATACCGCGCCATCTCGATACGGATGCGATGCAGATCGCAGCGCAACGCCTGCTCGGCAAGCACGACTTCACGACGTTTCGCGACACTGAATGCCAGGCGAAATCGCCGGAGAAGACGCTCGACCAGCTCGACGTCGTCAGGCAGGGCGACGAGGTTTTGATCCTGACCTCGGCGCGCTCGTTCCTGCACAGCCAGGTGCGCTCGATGGTGGGCTCGCTGGTCTGGGTCGGCGAAGGCCGCTGGAGCGCCGACGACCTCGCCGCAGCACTCGCCGCCCGCAACCGCGCCGCCTGCGGCCCTGTCGCGCCGCCGGACGGATTGTATCTGGTGCGGGTGGAGTATTAA
- the fmt gene encoding methionyl-tRNA formyltransferase has translation MPLRLIFMGTPDFAVPTLLELVAHGHEVVAVYTRAPKPAGRGMKLQLSPVEQEARRLGIPVLTPTTLKTPEALEEFRAYNADAAVVVAYGMILPQAILDAPPLGCFNLHASLLPRWRGAAPINRAIMAGDAESGVMVMKMDIGLDTGDVAMAERLAISDAMTAADLHDALAPLGADLMVRAMGGLARGGLQLQKQSEDGVTYAAKIEKAEARIDWQRPAREVLRHIHGLSPFPGAWCEIATDGEPARIKILRCEPAKSSGTSGEVLDDRLIIACGDGAIRILELQRAGKAPMKAADFLRGTPLNAGVRFS, from the coding sequence ATGCCGCTCCGCTTGATCTTCATGGGCACGCCCGATTTCGCGGTGCCGACGCTGCTCGAACTCGTGGCCCATGGCCATGAGGTCGTGGCCGTTTATACTCGCGCGCCGAAGCCGGCCGGGCGTGGCATGAAGCTGCAACTGAGCCCGGTCGAGCAGGAGGCGCGGCGACTCGGCATTCCCGTGCTGACGCCAACGACGCTGAAGACGCCGGAAGCGCTTGAGGAGTTTCGCGCATACAATGCCGATGCGGCGGTCGTCGTCGCCTACGGCATGATCCTGCCGCAGGCCATTCTGGATGCGCCGCCGCTCGGCTGCTTCAACCTGCATGCTTCACTTTTGCCGCGCTGGCGCGGCGCCGCCCCAATCAACCGCGCCATCATGGCAGGCGATGCCGAGAGCGGCGTGATGGTGATGAAGATGGATATCGGCCTCGACACCGGCGACGTCGCGATGGCCGAGCGGCTGGCGATATCGGACGCCATGACCGCCGCCGACCTGCACGATGCACTGGCGCCGCTCGGCGCCGACTTGATGGTGCGTGCGATGGGCGGGCTCGCCCGCGGCGGGCTGCAGCTCCAGAAACAGAGCGAAGACGGCGTGACCTACGCTGCCAAGATCGAGAAGGCCGAGGCGCGGATCGACTGGCAGCGCCCGGCGCGCGAGGTGCTGCGGCATATTCACGGCCTGTCGCCGTTCCCCGGCGCCTGGTGCGAGATCGCGACCGATGGCGAACCGGCGCGGATCAAGATTTTGCGCTGTGAACCCGCAAAAAGCTCTGGCACATCAGGCGAAGTGCTCGACGATCGCCTGATCATCGCCTGCGGCGATGGCGCGATCCGCATTCTCGAACTGCAACGCGCCGGCAAAGCCCCGATGAAAGCGGCGGACTTTTTGCGAGGCACGCCGCTGAATGCTGGCGTGCGGTTCTCTTAA
- the def gene encoding peptide deformylase: MALREIIILPDKQLRLVSKPVEKVTTEIRKLADDMFETMYEAPGIGLAAIQVAQPLRLITMDLAKKDENGETKPRPRVFINPEIISSSEELSVYEEGCLSIPEYYEEVERPAKVRVRFTDLDGKVHEEDADGLFATCIQHEIDHLNGVLFVDYLSKLKRDRVLKKFTKAAKRAAE, translated from the coding sequence ATGGCCTTAAGAGAAATCATCATCCTGCCGGACAAACAGCTCCGGCTAGTCTCCAAACCCGTCGAGAAGGTGACGACGGAGATCCGCAAGCTTGCCGACGACATGTTCGAGACCATGTACGAGGCGCCCGGCATCGGGCTCGCGGCGATCCAGGTCGCGCAACCCTTGCGGCTGATCACCATGGACCTCGCCAAGAAGGACGAGAACGGCGAGACCAAGCCGAGGCCGCGGGTGTTCATCAACCCGGAAATCATCTCCTCGTCGGAGGAATTGTCGGTCTACGAGGAGGGCTGCCTCTCGATCCCCGAATATTACGAGGAGGTCGAGCGCCCGGCGAAGGTCCGCGTTCGTTTCACCGATCTCGACGGCAAGGTGCACGAGGAGGACGCCGATGGGCTGTTCGCGACCTGCATCCAGCACGAGATCGACCATCTCAACGGCGTGCTGTTCGTCGACTATCTGTCGAAGCTGAAGCGCGACCGCGTGTTGAAGAAGTTTACCAAGGCCGCCAAGCGCGCGGCGGAATAG
- the rmuC gene encoding DNA recombination protein RmuC translates to MNEILFIVGDLPIHVGEALAGFGALALVLLLAIAIVIARSGRRGAELAMAQAIRADELEERLSQMLRAQSESTGRVDAMAQSLAGRQAEMARAVNERLDSVTHRVGQSMEATTRHTMDSLRVLHERLGIIDNAHKNLTDLTSQVTTLRDVLANKQSRGAFGQARMEAIVQDGMPQGSYAFQHTLSTGKRPDCVVFLPDQRPLCIDAKFPLEAMTALHDARSDEERKFATQRLRNDVMKHVNDIAEKYLIAGETQDTALMFVPSESVYAEIHDGFDDVIQKAYRARVVLVSPSLLMLAIQVMQQILKDARMRDAADQIRTEVLNLGDDLGRLRERVLKLQKHFGDVNEDVRQVLISADKIEKRAGRIEELDFSKTDAPVEAARVVKGGTAELFPVPRKLQAGE, encoded by the coding sequence ATGAACGAAATTCTTTTCATCGTCGGCGACCTGCCGATCCACGTCGGCGAGGCGCTGGCCGGTTTTGGCGCGCTCGCTTTGGTGCTGCTGCTGGCGATCGCCATCGTCATCGCCCGCTCCGGCCGCCGGGGCGCGGAACTGGCGATGGCGCAGGCGATTCGCGCCGACGAACTGGAAGAGCGCTTAAGCCAGATGCTGCGGGCGCAGAGCGAATCCACCGGCCGGGTCGACGCCATGGCCCAGTCGCTGGCCGGCCGCCAGGCCGAGATGGCGCGCGCGGTCAACGAGCGGCTGGATTCGGTGACGCACCGGGTCGGCCAGTCGATGGAAGCGACCACGCGCCACACCATGGACAGTCTGCGCGTGCTGCATGAGCGGCTCGGCATCATCGACAACGCGCACAAGAACCTCACCGACCTGACGTCGCAGGTGACGACCTTGCGCGACGTGCTCGCCAACAAGCAGTCGCGCGGCGCGTTCGGGCAGGCGCGGATGGAAGCGATCGTGCAGGACGGCATGCCGCAGGGCTCCTACGCGTTCCAGCACACGCTCTCGACGGGGAAGCGCCCGGATTGCGTGGTGTTCCTGCCCGACCAGCGGCCACTTTGTATCGACGCGAAATTTCCGCTGGAAGCGATGACCGCGCTGCACGACGCGCGCAGCGACGAGGAACGCAAATTCGCTACCCAGCGCCTGCGCAACGACGTGATGAAGCACGTCAACGACATCGCCGAGAAATATTTGATCGCCGGCGAGACTCAGGACACCGCGCTGATGTTCGTGCCGTCGGAATCGGTCTATGCGGAAATCCACGACGGTTTCGACGACGTGATCCAGAAGGCCTACCGCGCCCGCGTCGTGCTGGTGTCGCCCTCGCTGCTGATGCTGGCGATCCAGGTGATGCAGCAGATCCTGAAAGACGCGCGCATGCGCGACGCCGCCGACCAGATCCGCACCGAGGTGCTCAATCTCGGCGACGATCTGGGGCGCCTGCGCGAGCGCGTGCTGAAGCTGCAGAAGCATTTTGGCGACGTCAACGAGGATGTGCGACAGGTTTTGATCTCCGCCGACAAGATCGAAAAGCGCGCCGGGCGGATCGAGGAACTCGATTTCAGCAAGACCGATGCGCCGGTCGAGGCGGCGCGCGTGGTGAAGGGCGGAACGGCCGAGCTGTTCCCCGTGCCGCGCAAGCTACAGGCGGGGGAGTAG
- a CDS encoding AmpG family muropeptide MFS transporter, translating into MTAPEAASPTSATPAPTWREAWAVYLQPRVLIVLMLGFSSGLPLALSGSTLQIWMRESGVDLGTIGLFALVGTPYTLKFLWAPLVDALHVPIFTRAFGRRRGWLVFSQLLLIGAILLLALTDPARSPLFVALGALLVAVMSATQDIVVDAFRVESLPESEQAAGMASYVAAYRIGMLVSTAGVLVIVSGFEGADIARSLAWTWGYVVMAALILIGTVTALAATEPTQSAAAEAATSTETAFSRVLHAAIGAFSEFLSRKYAWVALAFVVSFKLTDAFSGSMTAPFVIDIGFSKVDYAAIVKGVGLTATLIGGFAGGYVARRYSLVASLWIGGVLQAVSNLVFAWLALVGTNQWALAVAISAENFTGAIGTVIFVAYLSALCQNPLHTATQYALLTALAAVGRTYLSSGAGYVAEATGWPQFFVISVVVAIPSLILLAWLQRRGHFDAVGPVKV; encoded by the coding sequence ATGACCGCACCTGAAGCTGCCTCCCCGACATCGGCCACACCTGCGCCAACCTGGCGCGAGGCGTGGGCCGTGTATCTCCAGCCGCGCGTTCTGATCGTGCTGATGCTCGGCTTTTCGTCCGGCCTGCCGTTGGCGCTGTCGGGATCGACACTGCAGATATGGATGCGCGAGTCCGGCGTCGATCTCGGAACCATCGGGCTGTTCGCACTGGTCGGCACGCCCTATACGCTGAAGTTTTTGTGGGCGCCGCTGGTCGATGCACTGCATGTGCCGATCTTCACGCGCGCCTTCGGCCGCAGGCGCGGCTGGCTGGTGTTTTCGCAACTGCTCCTGATCGGCGCGATCCTGCTGCTGGCCCTGACCGACCCGGCGCGCTCACCGCTGTTCGTGGCACTTGGCGCGCTTCTGGTCGCCGTGATGTCGGCGACCCAGGACATCGTGGTCGATGCGTTCCGCGTTGAAAGCCTGCCCGAGAGCGAGCAGGCCGCCGGCATGGCCTCGTACGTCGCGGCCTACCGGATCGGCATGCTGGTCTCGACCGCCGGCGTGCTGGTCATCGTCAGCGGATTCGAGGGAGCAGATATCGCGCGATCGTTGGCCTGGACGTGGGGCTATGTGGTGATGGCGGCGCTGATCTTGATTGGCACCGTCACAGCGCTGGCTGCAACCGAACCGACACAATCCGCGGCCGCGGAAGCCGCGACCAGCACCGAGACGGCATTTTCGCGCGTGCTTCACGCCGCGATCGGTGCATTCTCGGAATTTCTCAGCCGCAAGTACGCCTGGGTGGCCCTCGCGTTCGTGGTTTCATTCAAGCTCACCGACGCATTTTCCGGCAGCATGACGGCGCCGTTCGTCATCGACATCGGGTTCAGCAAGGTCGACTACGCCGCTATCGTCAAGGGCGTCGGCCTGACCGCGACCCTGATTGGCGGTTTTGCCGGCGGCTACGTGGCGCGGCGCTATTCGCTGGTCGCAAGCCTCTGGATTGGCGGCGTGCTGCAAGCGGTCTCAAACCTTGTGTTTGCGTGGCTCGCCCTTGTCGGCACCAATCAATGGGCGCTGGCCGTCGCCATCTCGGCGGAAAACTTCACCGGCGCGATCGGTACCGTGATCTTCGTCGCGTATCTCTCGGCGCTGTGCCAGAACCCGCTGCACACGGCGACCCAATACGCGCTGCTCACCGCGCTCGCCGCGGTAGGGCGCACTTACCTGTCCTCAGGTGCGGGCTATGTGGCAGAGGCGACGGGCTGGCCGCAGTTCTTCGTAATCTCCGTCGTGGTCGCAATCCCCAGCCTGATCCTGCTGGCCTGGCTGCAGCGCCGCGGGCATTTCGATGCGGTGGGGCCGGTGAAGGTTTAA
- the recR gene encoding recombination mediator RecR — protein sequence MAASVAGPEIERLIQLLARLPGLGPRSARRAALHLIKKREALMTPLAGALQVAIDKIQVCKTCGNIDTQNPCTVCTDPRRDPSTIVVVADVADLWALERANATNGRYHVLGATLSPLDGVGPQDLTIDALVARAHESQVGEIVLALNATVDGQTTAHYITDLLQDANVKVTRLAHGVPVGGELDYLDEGTLSAAMRQRTLF from the coding sequence ATGGCAGCGAGCGTTGCCGGCCCCGAAATCGAACGCCTGATCCAGCTCCTGGCGCGCCTGCCGGGGCTGGGGCCGCGCTCGGCGCGGCGTGCGGCGCTGCATCTGATCAAGAAGCGCGAGGCGCTGATGACGCCGCTCGCCGGCGCGCTGCAGGTCGCAATCGACAAGATCCAGGTCTGCAAGACCTGCGGCAATATCGACACGCAAAATCCCTGCACGGTCTGCACCGATCCGCGCCGCGATCCCTCGACCATCGTCGTGGTCGCCGACGTCGCCGATCTCTGGGCGCTGGAACGGGCGAATGCGACCAACGGCCGCTATCATGTGCTCGGCGCCACATTGTCGCCACTCGACGGCGTCGGCCCGCAGGATCTGACCATCGACGCGCTGGTGGCGCGCGCGCACGAATCACAAGTCGGCGAGATCGTTCTGGCGCTGAATGCAACGGTTGATGGCCAGACCACCGCCCATTACATCACCGATCTCCTGCAGGACGCCAACGTCAAGGTGACCCGGCTCGCGCATGGCGTGCCTGTCGGCGGCGAGCTTGATTATCTCGACGAAGGTACGTTATCGGCTGCCATGCGGCAGCGAACGCTGTTCTAA
- a CDS encoding YbaB/EbfC family nucleoid-associated protein, whose protein sequence is MADFLGMMKQAQQLQSKMQAMQEELGNLEVEGISGGGLVAVRMTAKMEVKGVRIDPSLMKAEEREVLEDLLVTAHNDARRKAETAAMEKMQALTGGLGLPPGLGLT, encoded by the coding sequence ATGGCTGATTTTCTCGGCATGATGAAGCAGGCGCAGCAACTGCAATCCAAGATGCAGGCGATGCAGGAAGAGCTCGGCAATCTCGAGGTCGAGGGCATTTCCGGCGGCGGGCTGGTCGCCGTGCGCATGACCGCGAAGATGGAAGTGAAGGGCGTCAGGATCGATCCCTCGCTGATGAAGGCCGAGGAGCGTGAAGTGCTCGAGGATCTGCTGGTGACCGCGCACAACGACGCGCGGCGCAAGGCGGAGACCGCGGCGATGGAAAAAATGCAGGCGCTGACCGGCGGGCTCGGCCTGCCGCCCGGACTTGGCCTCACCTGA